AGTAAAGCCACTCAAGTTAGAGGAGTTGTTTTCCACTCTTAACCGTTGCACACGAAAGAGGACCGGAGGCCCCTCAACCTCTTAATCAAGGGCTCCAATCTCCAAtggcaaaaagaaagaaaagataggCCAGCCGGGAAGCAGGAaagaagttattttattttatatatatatatatatatatatatatatatatatatatatatatatatatatatatattattttttctttttcgtaagtttatatattagttattctataaatatttcataataactaaaaatctttaagagtaagattataaaaaaagttaatttatttagaatgaaagtaatatgattaagtataatttacttaaatgtgattaaaaaataattgaatactatgtatagtaaaaaattgatattattgaagaataaaattaaaatttatttatatgtattgtttttgtcttcaacgttttcgtcctatttaagtccctaacgtttcaaaataaTCTCAATTTTGTTCTGCCGTCTATTCTGTTaatggatccctaacggcaggacaacattgagtcaattttgaaatgttagggatttaaataggacgattgaaatgttAGGAACAAACAAAAACAATACAGTACTCTACATTTAAAATGAAAAGATAACACAATGATTTTGGTACATattcaaaattatttaaatttgtatttatattttatttttagcacATCTAAATAAGAtaatacacaaaatatttttggtataCATCTAAAATTCGTTGAACTTCATGCTTGtatattttttaacttaaataattttttaacacatctaaaattatgaattactcactaaataatttctttatatatCTGAAATTCATCTAAAACTAATTgtgtttattattcttgttaactAATTATATACCAGACttagaataaaacaaaattgattttaatagtattattttaattttaatttgttatttttattttattaagtttatatttaaatttaaatattttaattttaagaagatataattttaaattttaaatatataaaaaaatctaagacataatattttaaattaattattaattattatagttattttattaaatttttataaataaaatctgATTAAGTGTTTGTTTGAGtatcattattttgataaataaaaaagattctttttttattttttagtgtatttaatAAATTTCTAGTAGTCAaagtaaaaacactagaaaaataaaaaaatatttttttgagaagctgtaatttatatttttttaaaagattttttatttaaaaaaaaagatattttttatgtaataaataaataaaaaatacttttatattattatacttaaacataattgataaataaaaagatctttttgtataagatatccaaatataaaattacttttacttttctataaaatcttttaaaaaaagataactcaaaaaaatatttttttttttaaaaattcactcAAACAAATCCtaaaagataaattataatagATATCTAATTCCACTCAttataaatttgaaaaaattatattgagTAACAGAATAATTTACCCTtaactttattattatatatttgacgCTCAACAATCATACTGACAAGTTAATGCTCCCCTCAATAATATTTGGCACCTTGGTAATGCTCAAGAAGTTTCGCCTAATCGTAACCATTCTTCCACTCTGCTGTTCTTCGTTGTCTCTTTCCTAACGATATTGCACAGCGACGTATAGTGGTTTTCTTAGAGAGATCAACTTCTAGAAACTTGCTTTCCCATTTGCATGTCCTCTGATTCTGAATTCACAATTCACAATTCCCAATCCAACAATATTCCTTACTCCAATTCTGCATCATATCATCAAAACTGCAACCCTAGGGTGATCTCTCCTTCGCCGTGCTGCTTACAATCAGAATCAGCAATGCATCAAGGAGATTACACCTCCGCTCCATATTATCAATTCCCACACCTCCAAAACCCTAATCCCAACCCCTCCAATCTATACGCTTCCGCACCCCCCGTCACACCCGATTACACCCAATAcgccaccgccaccaccaccaccaccaccacgtaTTCCCCGTACCCCCCAAACCCCGAGCCTCTTCCACCACCCTCCACCGCCGCTCCCACCGCTCCTTCCTACCCTCCAACCTCCGTTAACCTCCCCTCATTCAATTCCACCTTCAATTCTCACCCTTCGTACCATCAACCACCTTCGCAGAACCAGCCCTATTTCCCGCCCTATGATCAGCATCAAACCACTCCGAATTACGCCCCTCCTCCAACCTCCTCAATTCCCTCTGAGTCCAATCCCAGTTCCTCGTACTCCTCTTTGTACAATTCGGCACCGTACACTCACGCCGGAGCTTCCGTTCCTCCGGTTCCCTCATACGATAGCCCTTACCAGAATCCAGTGAAAGCCGATCACGGCAGTGCATATTTTGACGATTTCGGAGGCCTTAATCGGAGCCGTTCAGAATTGGGATCAGTTTCGAGCTACGATGAAGGCTATGGTGATGGTGTGTATGCTTATGAAGGGGGCAAGGTGGAGCCCTACGGTGCGCGTGGCACAGCTCCTAAATCTTCGACGTGGTCCTCAACCACGTTCGATGATTATGGAAGGTCCATCAGTTTTCCCTCTCAGAATGAATCTTCTTCTGTCTCAAGTAAGATCGTGAAAGCGGTGCCAAAAGCTGATGCCCAAGAAGATGGAAAAACTGGGGTGCAAAAGTTCAGGGTCAAGTTGCTGGCAGAAAGTGGTGGCCAGAGCGCTACAGATGTTCTATGCCAGGTGAACAATTCTTCGTGATTGTGTGTAACTCAGCtagtttatttaatttgtttatgtaTACCTGCATTGTTTATAGCCTTTTATTCTGGATGtatttatgatcatcaacctgaaTTTGAAGTAATTTTGGTTTAGCTAGCTAGGTCCACTGATAAATATTTGAATAGTATATATGTTGTGTTTGTAAaagatcaaatctttttaatccccatgttcatttatttttccagtttcaatttttattttttatctagcTAACTACAATGTACActttgaataaattatttttcccTTGATACTCTCAACCTTAGAATGTTCAGCATGTTGTATTTTATGCATTCATGACTCCCTTTCTGTTTTTTGTCCGTAATTGATTCATGATCTGAATTGATagcttaattaattattatcctTTCAGATTGGTTTGGATGGAATCCGCATGCTAGATCCAAATACAAGTCGGACATTGAGAATATATCCACTTGAGAACATAACAGGATGTGATGTAAGCTTGTTCATTTCCTTGATGAAACTATACTATATATACAGAATTGAATTTCCGAGACTATGGCAGCATAATATTTTGCTAACTGGATTGTGCAGAGACTTGACTCATCTACCTTTGCATTTTGGTCAAAGAGCCCAGTGGACATTGAACCAAGACGAATCAGATTGCAATCCAATAGCTACACTATAAACACACTTTTGGATACAGTGATTGCTGCAACCATACAGGTATTTTAGGAAAATGATATCTTGCTGATGAATTAGGTTGGAGGtggctttttttttaattaaatatatctgTTAGAAGATAGTCGGTACCTTGAATAATTGCATGATTGCATTTTTT
This region of Arachis hypogaea cultivar Tifrunner chromosome 8, arahy.Tifrunner.gnm2.J5K5, whole genome shotgun sequence genomic DNA includes:
- the LOC112705657 gene encoding protein FREE1 → MSSDSEFTIHNSQSNNIPYSNSASYHQNCNPRVISPSPCCLQSESAMHQGDYTSAPYYQFPHLQNPNPNPSNLYASAPPVTPDYTQYATATTTTTTTYSPYPPNPEPLPPPSTAAPTAPSYPPTSVNLPSFNSTFNSHPSYHQPPSQNQPYFPPYDQHQTTPNYAPPPTSSIPSESNPSSSYSSLYNSAPYTHAGASVPPVPSYDSPYQNPVKADHGSAYFDDFGGLNRSRSELGSVSSYDEGYGDGVYAYEGGKVEPYGARGTAPKSSTWSSTTFDDYGRSISFPSQNESSSVSSKIVKAVPKADAQEDGKTGVQKFRVKLLAESGGQSATDVLCQIGLDGIRMLDPNTSRTLRIYPLENITGCDRLDSSTFAFWSKSPVDIEPRRIRLQSNSYTINTLLDTVIAATIQFKEMNGSSRRPPEALKANEQPTERKKGFGDWMNLIKPANEEKDHWVPDEAVSKCKDCQTDFGAFNRKHHCRNCGDIFCDKCTQGRIALTADANAQPVRVCDRCMAEVTQRLSSAKELSSKPVLQSHEDLARKLQEELQRNQKTSGSTSGGSGRRTREVACPICTVHLQVQVPSSGSETIECGVCQHPFLVSAH